The Malus domestica chromosome 10, GDT2T_hap1 genome contains a region encoding:
- the LOC114827690 gene encoding uncharacterized protein, giving the protein MELKFVIWNLGGHWFWRKLFNLEVAVGVVSEDCSVLKVEGNGVGNQTPPTTRSVSEIIASIQRSKIGIEDWSLSDLTIGLFLIYLRQASVNPFEDVNGVQVSSDSMVQDLIYHSELAKGSYKDNTAALARNTMLRESNVLKFVKDSSVMRPGYYIGIDPCKKLVILGIRGTHTVYDLITDVVSSSDGEVTFEGYSTHFGTTEAARWFLSHEMGNIRKCLEKCEVGNLFTLTFLCYCFFLSGVILFEDFVFFFFLPTRFFVIVGCS; this is encoded by the exons aattaaaatttgtCATTTGGAACTTGGGTGGTCATTGGTTTTGGAGGAAATTGTTTAATTTGGAAGTTGCAGTTGGAGTTGTGAGTGAAGATTGTTCAGTTTTGAAAGTTgaaggaaatggagtgggaaACCAAACCCCACCCACTACTCGATCAGTCTCAGAGATCATTGCAAGCATCCAACGCAGTAAGATAGGAATTGAGGATTGGAGTTTGAGTGATCTCACCATTGGTTTGTTTCTCATTTATCTTCGTCAAGCGTCTGTAAATCCGTTTGAGGATGTTAATGGTGTCCAGGTCTCCTCAGATTCCATG GTGCAAGATCTCATCTACCACTCTGAGTTAGCAAAAGGTTCTTATAAGGATAATACTGCAGCTCTTGCAAGGAACACCATGCTTCGTGAAAGCAATGTCTTGAAATTTGTCAAAGATTCCAGTGTCATGAGGCCTGGATATTATATAGGGATAGATCCTTGTAAAAAACTTGTGATTTTAGGAATCCGTGGTACTCATACTGTATATGACCTTATAACTGATGTTGTTTCTTCTAGCGATGGTGAAGTCACATTTGAGGGTTATTCAACCCACTTTGGCACTACAGAAGCTGCTCGCTGGTTTCTTAGTCACGAGATGGGAAATATAAGGAAGTGCTTAGAGAAATGTGAGGTGGGGAATctttttaccctcacttttctttgttattgtttttttttgagTGGTGTAATCTTGTTCGaggattttgtgttttttttttttctcccgaCCAGATTTTTTGTCATTGTTGGTTGTAGTTGA